The nucleotide sequence AAATTTATTAAAAAATGCACCAAAATACGTAGACCGTTTGAGTCAATATTTGATTACTAACATGTATCCGAAAATTATTAGTTATTTTTCAGATTATGATGCTGTTCAAAGTTTAAAGAATAAGAAAATTAAAAATGTAAAAACCTTTTTTGAACCTGAAGAAGGTGAGAAATATTCTAGCAAGGAAATTAAGGATATTCTTTTCAATGCTCGCGACAGGGACAGTAAGCGACTTTCAGTTACTTGATGAAGCAAAATAATTGGATTAAGCTGAGAAAAAGAACGTGACATTGTTTATGTCGATACAAAAATTAATGGTAAACCATCGATTATTATCATTGGTACCAGTTATGATTCAGATTTAGAAAGAATAGTTTATATTGCTTCCAAATATGCGGATGAGTACAATATTTACTACAAAGGTCATCCTGGACACAATTATAATGCAACATGAATTAATCAAAACCTTTCACCTGAAAGTATTGGTAATTCACTTGATTTTGTCAACCCTATAACTAACGAAAAAGAAACATATGTGGTCCAAAAAGGACACATAATTAGAGCATTAGAAACACAAATTGCATCCGAAGAATTAACAACATACCACGTACTCGATGAGAATCCCTTAAGGTTTAACAAATGAGTCCTATTTACTTTCCTATCAGGTGCAATTAATGGAATTAACAACGGTTATAATTTACCAGATGATGTTCTAGAGATTTTTATAGACGGTGAAAAAGAACCTATAAATAAGGATAATTCGCTTTATTCAGAAACTATTAAAGAACTTATTACTAATTATGTTGCGAATAAAACCGTTTCTTTAGAATTAAAAGAAGAATCGAAAAATAAAGATGTAAATGAACTGAATTCAAATGATTTTATCGCAACCAAAAACCAAGGCGCTAAATTTTATTTTGACAACATTGAAATCTTAAAAGTTGTTTCAAAAGAGTTGAATCAAAGCGAAGATGCAACAAAAATAACTATATTATTGCAAGCTACTTCGAATTTACCAAATAATCCTGAAAACAAGACATATACATTTGAAAAATCGATCGAAATTCCTTTAAATCAATAAATAAAAACACCTCGGAATAAAGAGGTGTTTTTTCAATTTTAATAATCCATAGCTTCTTCGTATTCTTCGAGTGTACCACGGAATAAGAAACTTTTACCTGGTTCTTGAAGTTCTAAAATAACGTCAGCACATTGGTTAACAAATGCTCTATTATAGGTAGTGAAAATTGCTCCACCTTTGTAGGTTTTAACTCCCTCGATCACAGAATCAATACTTTCAGCATCAAGGTGGTCAAGAGGTTGGTCTAGAATAATAAAGTTACTTTCAAGTAACATCATTCTTGAAAACATTAAACGAGCTTTTTCCCCTCCGGAGGTGACTTTAACATTTTTGAAAACAGAATCATTTGAGAAAAGCATACGACCTAAGAAACCACGCATTCTCGAGTCACTGTTATCTTTAGTTTCTTGAGTTGAGTTTTCTAAAGGTCACTTACTAATTCATTCAAGAATATTTTCATCATTTTGGAAGTATTTAGAGTTTTCATTTGGAAAATAACTGAATTTAATTGTTTGTCCCCAGTTAACTGTCCCAGATGTAGGTTCTAACTCACCAGCTAAAATTTGTAATAATCTTGTTTTTGCAATGTCATCGTCCCCGATTAGGACCATCTTTTCACCTGGATTTAAGCTAAATGAAACATTTTCAAATAAAACGTCTCCATTTTCGTTTTTATATGTTAAATCTTCAACTGTTAAAATTTGTTTTCCGTGGTCTCTGTGCATGTCTCAACGCACATAAGGATATTTACGGTTTGATGGTTTAATTTCATCTAATTGAATTTTTTCAAGTGATTTTTTTCTACTTGTAGCTTGTTTCGATTTAGAAGCATTAGCACTAAAACGAGCGATGAATTCTTTAAGTTTTTCAATTTGAGCTTCTTTTTTAAGGTTTGATTGTTTCATCATTTCACGAGCTAATTCAGATGATTGTTTTCAGAATGAATAGTTACCTGTGTACATTTTAGCTTCTGAATAGTCAATATCAACGATGTGTGTACAAATTGAATCTAAGAAGTCCGAGTCGTGAGAAACAACAATAACAACGTTAGGATAATCAATTAAAAAGTTTTCTAATCATTTAATACTTTTAAGATCCAAGTGGTTAGTTGGTTCGTCCATGATTAAGATATCAGGATTTCCAAATAACGCTTTTGCTAAAAGAACTTTAATTTTTTGATTAGCAGTTAGATCCTTCATTTGTAAATATCATTTTTCAGCAGGAATTGATAAATGACTTAATAATTCCTGTGCATCGTTTTCCGCAGTTCAACCACCAAGTTCACCATACTTTTCTTCCAATTCACCAGCTAATGTGTAATCATCCATTGTTGCTTCAGGGTTTGCATAAATTGCATCTTTTTGTTCTTTAATTTTATATAAGTCAGTATTCCCCATGATCACGACCTCGGTTACAATCATGTCGTCATATTCATTATGATTTTGTGAAAGAACACTGATTCTCTTATTTTTTTCTTTAATAATTTGTCCTGAAGTAGGTTCAATAACACCAGCTAAAATTTTTAAAAATGTACTTTTTCCAGCTCCGTTAGCTCCAATAATACCGTATGTATTTCCTTCAGTAAACTTAATATTAACACCTTCAAAAAGCTTCTTATCACTAAAAATTTTCGATAAATTTTGTACTTCTAGCATTTCGGACTCCTTTTAATTTATATATTGATTCAAATTTATTTAATATTTTATTATTTTTGTTTAAATTTTTATTTTTTTATATCAAAAAAGTTATAAAAAACACCGTTTTTCTTATTCATTTTGTAAAAAAAGAAATAAAAAAAAGCGGCGCCCTATTTTCACCTTTCGGCTATCGTCGGCACTAAGAGGCTTAACTACTGAGTTCGGAATGGATTCAGGTGATCCCTCTTGCTATAACCACTGATATTATTTTAACATGGATTTAAAAAAGACCAAATATTTTTTTAAAAATTTTTTATTTTTTTAAATTGTCCCCGGGGACAGCTAACTTTATAAAAGTTTTAAGATTATTTTTTCTTGATCTACCGTTAGCAACTTTGTTTAATGTATAACCATTTGAACTGATGCTTTTCTGAATTACATTCGCTTTAACAAGTAATGTAATTATTTTTCGCACAAAACTCGGATTAGTGTTAATACTTTTTGCTATTTTTTTCTGATGTTAACTTATCTGGTGATTCAGAAAGCATTATTAGGATATGAATAGCAACTAAAAATTTAATATTATTCAAGACTACCTCGCTAAAATTGTATTTATTACAGATACAATTATGTATATTTTCAAAATAAGAAAATTATTTTTATTAATGCAATTTAGTGGAAAATCATGATTTTGATGATTCCACATTTTTAAAATTAAATACTGGTTTAGTAAGAGAAGAATATAATTAAAATATGAAAATTTATAGAGTTAAAGAAACATCACCATATATTACTTTAAGTTACGAAGAACTTATTACAAAAGATCCTGAAATGAGTGGTGATATATTAATGATTTACCAACATGATAATGCAGTTATTATTGGTAAAAATCAAAATGCTTATGAAGAAATTAAACGTGATTATGTTGAAGCAAATAAAATCGAGTTAGCACGCAGAATTAGTGGTGGAGGAGCAGTATATCACGATTTAGGAAATATTAATTTTTCATTTATCACAGATTATGACAAAAAAGGTGGTTATGAAAGATTTTTAAAACCAATTATTGACTTTTTAAATTCTTTAGGTTTAAATGCTGTTTTCCATGGTCGTAATGACCTCTTATGTAACGGAGCAAAAATCAGTGGAAATGCACAATTTATTCACAAAAACAGAATAGTTTCACACGGTACGTTGCTTTTTGATGTGGATTTATCAAAATTATCAAACGCTTTAAATCCAAGTAAATTAAAAATTCAATCAAAAGGAATCCAATCGATTAGACAAAGAGTTACAAACATTGCAAAAGAGTTAAATTATTCAATGAAAGTTGATGAATTTATTGATCGTTTAATTAAATTCTTTGTTGAAAATTACGGAGCTTCTTATGAAGAAATTCCAACACAAAAATACACTAAACAATTAAAAGAATTGTCAGATATCCGTAAAAGTCATGAGTGAATTTATGGTAAAAACCCTAATTTCATGGCTGAAAACGTTGATAAATTTGCTGGTG is from Mycoplasmopsis pullorum and encodes:
- a CDS encoding ABC-F family ATP-binding cassette domain-containing protein — protein: MLEVQNLSKIFSDKKLFEGVNIKFTEGNTYGIIGANGAGKSTFLKILAGVIEPTSGQIIKEKNKRISVLSQNHNEYDDMIVTEVVIMGNTDLYKIKEQKDAIYANPEATMDDYTLAGELEEKYGELGGWTAENDAQELLSHLSIPAEKWYLQMKDLTANQKIKVLLAKALFGNPDILIMDEPTNHLDLKSIKWLENFLIDYPNVVIVVSHDSDFLDSICTHIVDIDYSEAKMYTGNYSFWKQSSELAREMMKQSNLKKEAQIEKLKEFIARFSANASKSKQATSRKKSLEKIQLDEIKPSNRKYPYVRWDMHRDHGKQILTVEDLTYKNENGDVLFENVSFSLNPGEKMVLIGDDDIAKTRLLQILAGELEPTSGTVNWGQTIKFSYFPNENSKYFQNDENILEWISKWPLENSTQETKDNSDSRMRGFLGRMLFSNDSVFKNVKVTSGGEKARLMFSRMMLLESNFIILDQPLDHLDAESIDSVIEGVKTYKGGAIFTTYNRAFVNQCADVILELQEPGKSFLFRGTLEEYEEAMDY
- a CDS encoding lipoate--protein ligase, whose protein sequence is MKIYRVKETSPYITLSYEELITKDPEMSGDILMIYQHDNAVIIGKNQNAYEEIKRDYVEANKIELARRISGGGAVYHDLGNINFSFITDYDKKGGYERFLKPIIDFLNSLGLNAVFHGRNDLLCNGAKISGNAQFIHKNRIVSHGTLLFDVDLSKLSNALNPSKLKIQSKGIQSIRQRVTNIAKELNYSMKVDEFIDRLIKFFVENYGASYEEIPTQKYTKQLKELSDIRKSHEWIYGKNPNFMAENVDKFAGGIIKVKYTVENDKFKDFAFEGDFLSKKNVEEVSELIIGKNYDREEFLDFLNKLNDSNNFEEYFGSLKPEEIANLVFGK